One part of the Lycium ferocissimum isolate CSIRO_LF1 chromosome 8, AGI_CSIRO_Lferr_CH_V1, whole genome shotgun sequence genome encodes these proteins:
- the LOC132066516 gene encoding uncharacterized protein LOC132066516, producing the protein MVDKVQTEVPIAKQVDDILDSSKKDARFCKILKELLTKKRLIKHDTVSLTYHVSSTISTTSVQKKEDPGAFTIPCSVGHHDFARALCDNGASINLMPLAIYKKSGLGMPRPTTMRLPMAERSMKRPVGVVDDVLIHVGEFLLSANFVILDYVADRDIPIILGRPFLATRRVLMDSEKNEIKFRVNE; encoded by the exons ATGGTTGATAAGGTCCAGACAGAAGTTCCTATTGCCAAGCAGGTTGATGATATTCTAGATAGTTCTAAAAA AGATGCCAGGTTTTGCAAAATATTGAAGGAACTGTTGACTAAGAAGAGACTGATCAAGCATGACACTGTGAGTCTGACTTATCATGTTAGTTCTACCATATCCACTACTAGTGTTCAGAAGAAAGAGGATCCAGGGGCCTTTACTATTCCATGTTCTGTTGGTcaccatgattttgctcgtgcttTATGTGATAATGGGGCTAGCATTAATCTCATGCCGCTTGCTATCTATAAGAAATCGGGGTTGGGAATGCCTAGACCTACCACCATGAGACTACCGATGGCTGAGAGATCTATGAAAAGGCCAGTTGGTGTTGTGGATGATGTGCTTATTCACGTGGGTGAATTCCTTCTATCGGCTAATTTTGtaattcttgattatgttgcTGATAGAGACATTCCTATCATTTTGGGAAGACCTTTCCTTGCCACGAGAAGGGTTCTTATGGATTCAGAGAAGAACGAGATCAAGTTCCGTGTCAATGAATGA